A single window of Lutzomyia longipalpis isolate SR_M1_2022 chromosome 1, ASM2433408v1 DNA harbors:
- the LOC129797109 gene encoding solute carrier family 52, riboflavin transporter, member 3-A, with the protein MRLTSYKSILRDRRVFVDFLAILFGIGSWIGINSTFVQFPLLVALAPERWDLPSFIVVIIQLGNLGPLAYTLIQKYSPKKILDAHVIYGILGIGCMAALAMCFVYDITAYVAGMQRSVWLFVVVFFLALVGCSSSVLFMPYMGRFREIYLITYLIGEGLSGFLPSTLALIQGVGGNDQCVLRNTTDGGQEYELYTPPPRFGTAQFFAFVTTFMVVSLGAFVLLENLSVCKKEYAAVKIDRGNKYTYDESSKINESGEQLTLQEDSGFTNLSVTTYRALLVLMGIICMFGNGIFPSIQSYSCLPYGNIAYHLTVTLSSIANPLACFLAVFLPHTSIRMISILSSIATAIGVYAVATAVMSPSPPLLGNIGGEILVVLSWTVLNGLISYMKLSITTIFRQQGGKSLVWVGGVSQIGSFSGAILAFVLINNAELFTSYTPTCPATP; encoded by the exons ATGAGACTGACGTCATATAAATCTATCCTCCGAGACAGGAGAGTTTTCGTGGATTTCCTGGCCATTCTCTTTGGCATCGGCTCGTGGATTGGCATCAATTCAACCTTTGTGCAATTCCCCCTACTTGTGGCATTAGCTCCTGAGCGATGGGACCTTCCGTCATTCATCGTTGTGATTATACAACTGGGCAACCTTGGTCCACTCGCCTACACACTCATCCAGAAGTATtccccaaagaaaattctggatGCTCATGTGATATACGGGATACTGGGAATAGGGTGTATGGCAGCACTAGCCATGTGCTTCGTATACGATATAACTGCCTATGTGGCAGGGATGCAGAGGAGTGTCTGGTTgtttgttgttgttttcttCCTTGCCCTCGTGGGATGTTCCAGTTCGGTACTCTTCATGCCATACATGGGACGTTTTAGGGAAATCTATCTAATAACATACCTCATCGGTGAGGGCCTCAGTGGCTTCCTACCAAGTACATTAGCCCTCATCCAGGGAGTTGGCGGCAATGACCAGTGTGTTTTGCGCAATACCACCGATGGAGGGCAAGAGTATGAGCTGTACACTCCACCACCGCGCTTTGGAACTGCACAATTCTTTGCCTTCGTCACCACCTTCATGGTCGTGAGCTTGGGCGCCTTTGTGCTCCTTGAGAATCTCAGTGTTTGCAAGAAGGAGTATGCAGCAGTGAAGATTGACAGGGGCAATAAGTATACGTACGATGAGtcatcaaaaattaatgaaagtgGAGAACAGCTCACTCTCCAGGAAGATTCGGGATTCACAAACCTCTCCGTGACAACTTACAGAGCTCTCCTTGTTCTCATGGGGATCATCTGTATGTTCGGCAATGGGATTTTCCCCAGCATTCAATCATATTCATGCCTCCCATATGGGAATATCGCATATCACTTAACAGTGACCCTGAGCTCTATCGCCAATCCCCTAGCATGCTTCTTGGCAGTCTTTTTGCCCCACACATCCATACGTATGATCTCCATACTCAGCTCAATTGCCACAGCCATTGGTGTCTATGCTGTGGCTACAGCTGTAATGAGTCCATCGCCACCTCTCCTTGGCAATATTGGAGGAGAAATCCTTGTG GTTCTATCGTGGACAGTACTCAATGGTCTCATAAGCTACATGAAACTATCCATAACAACAATATTCCGCCAACAGGGTGGAAAATCCTTAGTTTGGGTGGGAGGTGTTTCACAAATAGGTTCTTTTAGTGGTGCAATCCTGGCATTTGTACTTATAAATAATGCTGAGCTTTTTACATCCTACACACCGACGTGTCCAGCAACGCCATAA